A DNA window from Linepithema humile isolate Giens D197 chromosome 6, Lhum_UNIL_v1.0, whole genome shotgun sequence contains the following coding sequences:
- the LOC105671359 gene encoding NAD-dependent protein deacylase sirtuin-5, mitochondrial — MHHVMKSFREVLSNASNILILTGSGISAESGVPTFRGAGGFWRKYQAQNLATPEAFAANPSLVWEFYEYRRQLVSKVKPNKAHEAVAEFQKRKMAEGKKVSIVTQNIDALHQKAGAEDVVELHGSLYRTRCTKCRNIAFNENIPICPALAGKGSPDPSIMSSDIPTEELPRCEVQSCRALLRPDIVWFGEQLDENVLQKALDVVETCDACLVIGTSAIVYPAAMFAPQIARRKVPVAEFNIEETPATKQMQYHFQGPCTTTVTEALAP; from the exons ATGCACCACGTCATGAAATCCTTTCGCGAGGTACTCTCGAACGCCAGCAATATCCTGATTTTAACTGGCAGCGGAATCTCCGCGGAGTCCGGCGTGCCGACTTTTCGAGGTGCCGGCGGATTTTGGCGTAAATATCAGGCGCAAAATCTTGCGACGCCGGAAGCCTTCGCGGCGAATCCTTCGTTGGTCTGGGAGTTTTATGAATATCGTAGACAATTAGTGAGCAAAGTCAAACCGAATAAG GCCCATGAAGCTGTAGCCGAGTTCCAAAAGCGCAAAATGGCAGAGGGTAAAAAAGTGTCAATTGTTACACAAAATATAGATGCATTGCATCAAAAAGCCGGAGCAGAAGATGTGGTGGAACTACATGGCTCGCTTTATAGAACACGCTGCACCAAATGCCGTAACATTGCCTTTAATGAGAATATTCCCATCTGTCCAGCGTTGGCAGGCAAAGG ATCTCCCGACCCGAGCATTATGTCCTCTGATATTCCAACAGAAGAATTGCCGCGTTGCGAAGTCCAAAGCTGCAGAGCACTGCTGCGGCCCGACATCGTGTGGTTCGGTGAACAGCTGGATGAAAATGTACTGCAGAAGGCTC TTGACGTTGTCGAAACTTGTGACGCTTGCTTGGTCATTGGCACCTCGGCGATTGTGTATCCCGCCGCAATGTTTGCGCCGCAAATAGCACGACGCAAAGTGCCGGTCGCAGAGTTCAATATAGAGGAAACACCAGCCACAAAACAAATGCA GTATCACTTCCAAGGCCCTTGTACTACCACCGTAACAGAAGCATTGGCGCCTTAA
- the LOC105671358 gene encoding fanconi-associated nuclease 1-like produces MPQTTLKEFYKVTSRKSVNVKNNVEKNVEKASTTGSPIIGRKKGQGKKLTAKTIKGLRNNKLFKAFIRQLAENILFPVSEESHSSKMDINKSPTKVTETTIATSSSTKYISPVRTPQHTTTHSGSKFSPKTSSPTKDAFDKSQRNGKLARRKLFKDTTEELISQVIDNLNLAKEGAIANNEINLEKVYASKKFDYKYKSINTAASTRYEIDDVIIPKDTYSLHFFLAVSTVFSKPVNCGYFDEDELDYIYSLLTLSKDAQALFIRMLKRKHTWHRTSSIKYDEVSKDLGPIFDELVSRSVFKSGMEEEDLSILLNLLQVDEIRKLCQESKINGSKKKEDYIQSILKLSKTKSLFPGMLSPATKLRASVNKRLGRCVMLNGRVKEMVDKIITLLIPNRDPTETLSDVFHTILRVETNEIKFPQVTISDLPIFAGKQHLLDYVEARNALSDVLSAIEKKQWQTVQDRGSLAAERLPLILEVETQSLKDSTLPNHIRHFMPGYTWLKVLHKSIDVFKKSKNTLPKAIEHLQTLIRQDCHMKHRKGQWYAELIKIEMYHKKDLVASVQSLSDAVAYKDLTEVDKLDLLERAEMLAKRKTGISQDTKNTATNIANALGKMSLTSLTNSIAIKGTLCGNTSQGKSKWCISNGIDEQTYGSVEDLALNYYQSEGYIKGVHCEGAFPVTLFGTLFWDEIYNMDVPGACVSLYQDAPLDLYSSEFYENRKDRIDMKLQIVRDFDVETLSRHLKHKFDMYCEYKSISNSQGTPFENSNRLEEIVLCLGVEGIVRICERLLHNYTLWRAGFPDLIVWNAHTKQYKIVEVKGPGDSLSTKQKLWLTYLNQLGLNTEVCYCQSSHTNGGRKRKREEIA; encoded by the exons ATGCCACAAACTACACTCAAAGAATTCTACAAAGTTACAAGTAGGAAATCTgtgaatgtgaaaaataatgtagaaaaaaatgtagaaaaggCATCTACCACTGGAAGTCCAATAATTGGCAGAAAA AAAGGACAAGGGAAAAAATTAACAGCAAAAACAATAAAAGGTTTAAGAAACAACAAACTATTCAAAGCGTTTATACGGCAGTTAgcagaaaatattctttttccaGTAAGCGAAGAATCTCATTCGTCAAAGATGGATATAAACAAGAGTCCAACTAAAGTTACTGAAACTACAATAGCGACTTCATCAAGcactaaatatatttcaccTGTTAGAACGCCACAACACACTACAACACATAGTGGTTCAAAATTTTCACCAAAGACATCATCTCCAACAAAGGATGCATTCGACAAATCACAAAGAAACGGAAAATTGGCGCGAAGAAAACTGTTCAAGGATACAACAGAGGAATTAATTTCTCAGGTCATAGATAATCTGAATTTGGCCAAAGAAGGCGCTATTGCGAATAATGAGATTAATTTGGAGAAAGTTTACGCGAGTAAGAAATTCGACTACAAGTACAAGTCCATAAACACCGCAGCTTCGACGAGATATGAAATTGATGACGTTATCATACCAAAGGACACGTATTCGCTACATTTCTTTCTGGCTGTGTCCACGGTATTTTCTAAACCCGTCAACTGCGGATACTTCGACGAGGACGAGCTGGATTACATATACTCGCTGTTAACGCTTTCAAAAGACGCACAAGCATTATTCATACGTATGCTGAAGAGGAAGCACACGTGGCACAGAACAAGCAGCATCAAGTATGATGAAGTGTCCAAGGATTTAGGGCCCATCTTCGACGAACTTGTGTCACGATCTGTTTTCAAAAGCGGCATGGAAGAGGAAGATTTGTCGATTTTGTTAAACTTGCTGCAAGTCGATGAAATTCGCAAGCTGTGCCAAGAATCAAAGATCAACGGCAGCAAGAAGAAGGAGGACTACATACAATCGATCCTAAAGTTGTCCAAGACAAAATCGTTGTTTCCCGGAATGCTGAGTCCTGCCACCAAGCTGCGTGCGTCGGTGAACAAGCGCCTGGGGCGTTGCGTGATGTTAAACGGCAGAGTGAAAGAAATggttgataaaataattacgctGCTGATACCTAATCGAGATCCCACCGAGACTTTATCGGACGTCTTCCACACGATATTAAGAGTCGAAACAAATGAGATAAAGTTTCCGCAAGTAACGATAAGCGACCTTCCTATCTTCGCCGGTAAACAGCACCTGTTAga TTATGTGGAAGCCAGAAATGCACTATCCGATGTGCTAAGTgcgattgaaaaaaaacaatggcAGACTGTACAGGATCGTGGATCTTTAGCTGCGGAACGTTTGCCGCTTATCTTGGAAGTGGAAACACAAAG tCTGAAAGATTCAACACTGCCTAATCACATCAGACACTTCATGCCGGGTTATACGTGGCTCAAAGTTCTGCATAAGAGTATCgacgtatttaaaaaatccaagAATACTCTGCCGAAGGCGATAGAACATTTGCAAACCTTAATACGTCAGGATTGTCATATGAAACATCGAAAAGGACAGTGGTACGCCGAATTGATCAAGATAGAAATGTATCACAAGAAAGATCTCGTCGCCAGTGTTCAGTCCCTTTCCGATGCGGTAGCATACAAAGATTTAACGGAAGTCGATAAATTAGATTTACTGGAAAGAGCAGAGATGCTTGCTAAAAGAAAGACCGGCATCAGCCAAGATACGAAGAACACTGCTACAAATATAGCGAACGCACTTGGTAAAATGTCACTGACATCTCTGACGAATTCCATTGCAATAAAAGGAACATTGTGCGG GAACACTTCGCAGGGAAAGAGCAAATGGTGTATTAGCAATGGAATAGACGAACAAACGTACGGCTCGGTTGAGGATTTAGCCCTGAATTATTATCAAAGCGAGGGATATATCAAAGGTGTGCATTGCGAGGGTGCATTTCCGGTCACTCTGTTCGGCACATTATTCTGGGACGAGATTTATAACATGGACGTTCCCGGTGCTTGTGTATCCTTGTATCAGGATGCACCGTTGGATCTGTACTCGTCGGAATTCTACGAGAATAGAAAGGATCGAATCGATATGAAGCTGCAGATTGTTCGAGATTTCGATGTGGAAACGTTGAGCAGACACTTGAAGCATAAGTTCGACATGTACTGCGAATACAAATCCATCTCCAACTCCCAGGGCACTCCCTTCGAAAACAGCAATAGACTGGAG GAAATTGTGCTTTGCTTGGGCGTAGAAGGGATCGTTCGCATTTGCGAACGACTCCTTCACAATTACACTTTGTGGAGAGCGGGTTTTCCAGACTTGATTGTCTGGAACGCACATACAAAACAG tatAAAATCGTGGAAGTAAAAGGTCCGGGCGATTCGTTATCGACGAAGCAAAAACTATGGTTGACGTATTTGAATCAGCTCGGACTTAATACGGAAGTGTGCTATTGCcag TCCAGTCATACTAATGGTGGACGCAAGCGGAAGCGCGAAGAAATTGCGTGA